One window of the Chryseobacterium camelliae genome contains the following:
- the glyA gene encoding serine hydroxymethyltransferase codes for MDIIFDLIEKERQRQTHGLELIASENFVSENVMKAVGSVLTNKYAEGYPGKRYYGGCEVVDEVETLAINRAKELFGIEYANVQPHSGSQANAAIYLAVLKPGDKIMGMDLSMGGHLTHGSAVNFSGMQYDVVSYGVNRETGLIDYDQMREVALREKPKMLIAGFSAYSRDLDYAKFREVADEIGATLWADIAHPAGLVAKGLLNSPFEHCHVVTTTTHKTLRGPRGGMIMMGKDFENTYGHKTPKGEIKMMSQVLDSSVFPGIQGGPLEHVIAGKAVAFGEALDAQFATYAKQVKDNAQALSKAMIDRGFDIVSGGTDNHLMLVDLRNKGVNGKETEKALVQADITCNKNMVPFDDKSPFTTSGIRLGTAAITTRGLKEKDMDTIAELISEVVDNIKNEEVLSSVRKKVNELMADKALFNY; via the coding sequence ATGGATATTATTTTTGACCTGATTGAAAAGGAAAGACAAAGACAAACCCACGGATTGGAACTGATTGCCTCGGAAAATTTCGTTTCTGAAAATGTGATGAAAGCAGTGGGGAGTGTACTTACCAACAAATATGCTGAAGGATATCCCGGGAAAAGATATTACGGAGGATGTGAAGTAGTAGATGAGGTCGAAACATTAGCCATTAACAGAGCCAAAGAACTGTTCGGGATTGAGTATGCGAATGTGCAGCCTCATTCCGGATCCCAGGCCAATGCAGCTATTTACCTTGCGGTATTGAAGCCGGGAGATAAAATTATGGGAATGGATCTTTCCATGGGAGGGCATCTTACCCACGGTTCAGCTGTGAATTTTTCAGGGATGCAGTATGATGTAGTTTCGTATGGCGTAAACAGGGAAACAGGCCTTATCGATTATGACCAGATGAGGGAAGTAGCATTGAGAGAAAAGCCTAAGATGCTGATCGCAGGATTCTCTGCTTACTCAAGAGATCTGGATTATGCCAAGTTCAGAGAGGTTGCCGATGAAATAGGAGCCACATTGTGGGCGGATATTGCCCATCCTGCAGGTCTTGTTGCCAAAGGATTGCTGAATTCCCCGTTTGAACACTGCCACGTAGTAACCACAACCACTCATAAAACACTGAGAGGCCCGAGAGGAGGAATGATTATGATGGGAAAAGATTTTGAAAATACTTACGGACACAAAACACCTAAAGGAGAAATCAAAATGATGAGTCAGGTGTTAGACAGTTCAGTATTCCCTGGAATCCAGGGAGGCCCTCTGGAGCATGTCATCGCTGGAAAAGCAGTTGCTTTCGGTGAAGCTTTGGATGCTCAGTTTGCTACGTATGCCAAGCAGGTGAAAGATAATGCTCAGGCATTATCGAAAGCTATGATTGACAGAGGATTTGACATCGTAAGCGGCGGTACAGACAATCACCTGATGCTGGTAGATCTGAGAAATAAAGGCGTGAACGGCAAGGAAACTGAGAAAGCCCTGGTACAGGCAGATATTACCTGCAACAAAAATATGGTTCCTTTTGATGATAAATCTCCTTTTACTACATCAGGAATCAGATTGGGAACAGCAGCTATTACTACTCGTGGCCTTAAAGAAAAAGATATGGATACCATTGCCGAACTGATTTCGGAAGTTGTGGATAACATCAAAAATGAAGAGGTCCTGTCTTCAGTAAGAAAGAAAGTGAACGAACTGATGGCAGACAAAGCTTTATTTAATTACTAA